One region of Luteolibacter sp. Y139 genomic DNA includes:
- a CDS encoding MBL fold metallo-hydrolase — protein sequence MFPDLVCVRTPLVNFHVLKDDAGLVLLDAGFIGGRHYLREALRERGWEDELIRGILVTHGHLDHVLNVASLAQEAGAWVAAPRLDRERYLDKERSRGWSRVAGVLEAIGRPLLRFRSFTPDRWIDDGDEIDLWGGLRAVHLPGHTAGHTGYYCESRRLLFCGDLFASFRGWSHLPPSILNQDSAGIRESVYKALSLDLGGVVPNHADGAEPEEHLRRLQSLAARLRPD from the coding sequence GTGTTTCCCGATCTCGTTTGCGTCCGGACGCCGCTTGTGAACTTTCACGTGCTGAAGGACGATGCGGGTTTGGTTCTGCTCGACGCGGGATTCATTGGTGGCCGGCACTATTTGCGCGAAGCCCTGCGGGAACGCGGGTGGGAAGACGAGCTGATCCGGGGCATTCTGGTCACGCACGGGCATCTGGATCACGTGCTGAATGTCGCGAGCTTGGCTCAAGAGGCAGGGGCGTGGGTGGCAGCACCGCGTCTGGATCGGGAGCGATATCTGGATAAGGAAAGGTCCCGTGGTTGGTCACGGGTGGCGGGAGTGCTGGAGGCGATCGGACGACCGTTGCTAAGATTCCGGTCGTTCACTCCAGATCGCTGGATCGACGATGGCGACGAAATCGATCTATGGGGCGGGCTGCGTGCCGTGCATCTGCCGGGACACACAGCGGGGCACACGGGCTACTATTGCGAGTCGCGAAGGCTGCTGTTCTGTGGCGACCTGTTCGCCAGCTTCCGTGGCTGGTCTCATTTGCCGCCGTCCATCTTGAATCAGGATTCGGCGGGGATTAGGGAAAGCGTCTACAAGGCGCTATCGCTGGATTTGGGAGGGGTCGTTCCCAATCACGCAGACGGCGCGGAACCGGAGGAGCACCTGAGGCGGCTGCAGAGCCTTGCCGCCCGACTCAGACCCGACTGA
- a CDS encoding MFS transporter has product MEPNSAKLPIWEKIGYGLGDAASNIFFQTVNMFLLFYYTDVFGLNAKVAGTLFILARFWDALIDPLVGALADRTRSRWGSYRPYLLWMALPFGLIGYATFANPALSDTAKIAYAYVTYFLLMTAYAAINVPYSALMGVMTPSSKERTSLSSYRFVGAFGGQLLIALGVIPLVRILGHGDKALGFKVTMAIFSLLAVLLFVATFLMTKERIKPHHEKPDFRKDIGSLLKNKPWVIMVVAALLTLSGAAVRWAVTPHFFKYYGGYNDAAMHLFGREIFLDHTSLFLSVGSLSFLLGIFFTPWLVHRFGKKNSLMVLTLANAAVLLAFFFVPRGDFWTMVWVNALASLLAGPTPALVWAIYTDVADYGEWHFGRRTTGLAFAAAMFAQKFGMSIGGGLAGWLLGIYGFQADAIQSEQTLMGLRVLFSILPGVFAVANGIVLIWYPLSDAMVRKIEEELAERRAGASPDPA; this is encoded by the coding sequence TTGGAACCCAACTCCGCCAAACTCCCGATCTGGGAGAAGATCGGCTACGGACTCGGCGATGCCGCGTCCAACATCTTCTTCCAGACGGTCAACATGTTCTTGTTGTTCTACTACACGGATGTGTTCGGACTGAATGCCAAGGTAGCGGGAACCCTCTTCATCCTCGCGCGCTTCTGGGATGCCCTGATTGATCCTCTGGTCGGCGCGCTCGCGGACCGCACGCGGAGCCGCTGGGGCAGCTACCGGCCCTATCTCCTCTGGATGGCCCTGCCCTTCGGCCTCATTGGCTATGCGACCTTCGCGAATCCGGCGCTCTCGGACACCGCGAAAATTGCATACGCCTACGTGACCTACTTCCTGCTGATGACCGCCTACGCGGCCATCAATGTCCCCTACTCCGCACTAATGGGAGTCATGACGCCCTCCTCGAAGGAGCGGACCTCCCTTTCCAGCTATCGCTTCGTGGGAGCCTTCGGTGGCCAGCTGTTGATCGCCCTCGGAGTGATCCCGCTGGTCCGCATCCTCGGCCACGGTGACAAGGCACTCGGCTTCAAGGTCACCATGGCGATCTTCTCGCTTCTGGCCGTCCTGCTTTTCGTCGCGACCTTCCTCATGACGAAGGAGCGCATCAAGCCACACCACGAGAAGCCGGACTTCCGCAAGGACATCGGCTCGCTGCTCAAGAACAAGCCGTGGGTCATCATGGTCGTCGCGGCCCTGCTCACGCTCTCCGGCGCCGCGGTACGCTGGGCGGTCACGCCACATTTCTTCAAATACTACGGCGGCTACAATGATGCAGCCATGCACTTGTTCGGCAGGGAGATCTTCCTCGATCACACGTCACTCTTCCTCAGCGTGGGCAGCTTGTCCTTCCTCTTGGGCATCTTCTTCACGCCATGGCTGGTGCATCGCTTCGGCAAGAAGAACTCGCTCATGGTGCTGACGCTCGCGAATGCGGCGGTGCTGTTGGCGTTCTTCTTTGTCCCGCGCGGTGACTTTTGGACGATGGTATGGGTGAATGCCCTCGCCAGCCTGCTCGCCGGCCCAACCCCGGCACTGGTGTGGGCGATCTACACGGATGTGGCGGACTACGGCGAGTGGCACTTCGGACGCCGCACGACGGGACTTGCCTTCGCTGCCGCGATGTTTGCCCAGAAGTTCGGGATGAGCATCGGCGGTGGTCTGGCCGGGTGGCTGCTGGGAATCTATGGCTTCCAGGCCGATGCAATCCAATCGGAGCAGACCCTGATGGGCTTGCGGGTATTGTTCTCAATCCTGCCGGGAGTCTTTGCCGTGGCAAACGGGATCGTGCTAATCTGGTACCCCTTGAGCGACGCCATGGTCCGGAAGATCGAAGAAGAACTCGCCGAGCGCCGCGCCGGAGCTTCTCCGGACCCCGCCTGA
- a CDS encoding LacI family DNA-binding transcriptional regulator — MAEVNQQLIADRLGISRATVSRCFTNHAGISPVTRAKVFQIAAELGYAHMETRVRTNKQPASQINLCALICTETKEYFSGGYESPGAQILEGVSEYAQLHGALVEVHFIPPDVKSVESPEFDRIRNLARRKTSGVLLIYPFPVAVVDELATRFPLVSLVDQYEHNAIDCVDVDHYQGISMLIDHLVEAGHRRIGYYTRSYPVEAGWSFRRYGAFVEKMARLKLKVDPQDVIGVFPRTELPVEESIDAATERTRAGVTAWICAADHQGYDLVAGLKKRGIKVPSDVSVTGFDGIERRGNRPALTTVEIPFREIGASGTQRLAARLRKRFHQSQHVYIAGRLREGNTVMAPPA, encoded by the coding sequence GTGGCTGAAGTAAACCAACAATTGATCGCCGACCGTCTCGGGATTTCCCGGGCCACGGTGTCCCGCTGCTTCACCAACCATGCCGGCATCAGTCCGGTGACGCGGGCGAAGGTTTTCCAGATCGCAGCCGAGCTCGGCTACGCGCACATGGAGACCCGGGTGCGCACGAACAAGCAGCCGGCCTCGCAGATCAATCTGTGCGCGCTAATTTGTACGGAGACGAAGGAGTACTTCAGCGGTGGCTATGAGAGTCCCGGTGCACAGATTCTCGAAGGAGTCTCAGAGTATGCCCAGCTCCACGGGGCGCTGGTGGAGGTGCACTTCATCCCGCCGGATGTGAAGAGCGTGGAGAGCCCGGAGTTCGACCGGATCCGCAACCTCGCCCGTCGCAAGACGAGTGGCGTGCTGCTCATTTATCCTTTCCCGGTGGCCGTGGTCGATGAGCTGGCGACGCGCTTCCCGCTGGTTTCCCTAGTCGATCAGTATGAGCACAATGCGATCGATTGCGTGGACGTGGATCACTATCAGGGGATCTCGATGCTGATCGATCATCTGGTCGAGGCGGGTCACCGGCGGATCGGTTATTACACTCGCTCTTATCCGGTCGAGGCCGGTTGGTCGTTCCGGCGTTATGGTGCCTTCGTCGAGAAGATGGCGCGGTTGAAGCTGAAGGTCGATCCGCAGGATGTGATCGGTGTGTTTCCTCGCACGGAATTGCCGGTGGAGGAGAGCATCGATGCTGCGACTGAGCGCACCCGGGCCGGAGTCACGGCCTGGATCTGTGCGGCTGACCACCAAGGATATGATCTCGTGGCCGGGCTGAAGAAGCGTGGCATCAAGGTGCCATCTGACGTCTCGGTCACTGGCTTCGATGGCATCGAGCGTCGCGGCAATCGTCCCGCGCTCACGACGGTGGAGATTCCTTTCCGCGAGATCGGGGCAAGTGGCACGCAGCGGCTGGCGGCTCGCTTGCGGAAGCGTTTTCACCAGTCCCAGCACGTTTACATTGCCGGGCGCTTGCGCGAGGGGAATACGGTGATGGCTCCTCCGGCCTGA
- a CDS encoding SLC13 family permease, with protein MNPQLALVLCLLGGCVVMFVTNRPRMDVVALLAMVVLPLAGIITVPEALAGFSYPNVILIAALFIVGEGLVRTGVANQIGDFLLKHSAGSEPRLLILLMLAVAGLGSVMSSTGVVAIFIPVVLLVANRRKLSPSRLMMPLAYAGLISGMLTLVGTAPNLVVDSALRHAGHAGLGFFSFTPFGAIILAAGIGYLLIARRWLNRRDDDGGTEHRRRQMMDFVKDYRLESREYRLRIGVGSPLAGQTLESVGTRRRDAANVVAIERPKAGQHSELLEPRPDLLLQVGDVLMIDVAEPPDEERLQMLAGLKLEPLPLRGRYFTDRSRDIGMAEVLLPPDSGLVGRTIIEVTFRTRFRLNVIGLRRGREAAEGSIAEEKLRAGDTLLVIGRWKHIRNLKKHPHDFVLLTLPAEIDEAAPAASRAPFALASLAIMVVLMVTGWVPNVIAALLACLLLGATRCLTLDAAYRAIQWPSLILIVGMMPFSAALQKTGGVDLAVHGLLQVFGNSEPRLLLAALFALTSLIGLFVSNTATAVLMAPIALSAARALGASPHPFAMTVAFASSAAFMTPVSSPVNTLVMAPGKYRFGDFVKIGVPFTILVMILTVLLVPWLLPL; from the coding sequence ATGAATCCCCAACTCGCACTCGTCCTTTGCCTGCTTGGCGGATGCGTCGTCATGTTTGTGACGAACCGGCCGCGCATGGACGTGGTGGCTCTGCTTGCCATGGTCGTGCTGCCGCTCGCCGGCATCATCACCGTGCCGGAAGCACTCGCAGGCTTCTCGTATCCAAATGTGATCTTGATCGCGGCGCTCTTCATCGTCGGCGAAGGTCTCGTGCGAACTGGCGTCGCGAACCAAATCGGTGATTTCCTGCTAAAGCACTCCGCCGGCAGCGAACCGCGCTTGCTCATCTTGCTCATGCTCGCCGTCGCTGGCTTGGGTTCCGTCATGAGCTCCACCGGCGTGGTGGCCATCTTTATTCCCGTCGTTCTGTTAGTGGCGAACCGCCGGAAACTCTCACCCAGCCGGTTGATGATGCCGCTCGCCTACGCCGGCCTGATCAGCGGCATGCTGACATTGGTCGGCACCGCTCCCAACCTCGTCGTCGACAGCGCCCTGCGCCACGCCGGACACGCGGGTCTCGGCTTTTTCAGCTTCACCCCTTTCGGCGCGATCATTCTCGCCGCAGGAATCGGCTACCTGTTGATCGCCCGCCGCTGGCTGAATCGACGCGACGACGATGGCGGCACGGAGCATCGACGGCGGCAGATGATGGACTTCGTGAAGGACTACCGCTTGGAGAGCCGGGAATACCGGCTTCGCATCGGGGTCGGCTCTCCCTTGGCCGGACAGACCTTGGAAAGCGTTGGCACTCGTCGTCGCGATGCCGCCAATGTGGTGGCGATTGAGCGACCGAAAGCCGGTCAACACAGCGAACTGTTAGAGCCACGTCCCGACCTGCTGCTGCAAGTGGGCGATGTGCTCATGATCGATGTCGCAGAGCCTCCCGATGAGGAGCGCTTGCAGATGCTCGCAGGATTGAAGCTCGAGCCGCTGCCACTCCGCGGCAGATATTTCACCGACCGCTCCCGGGACATTGGCATGGCAGAGGTATTGCTGCCACCAGACTCCGGCCTCGTCGGCCGCACGATCATTGAGGTGACATTCCGGACGCGCTTCCGGCTGAATGTGATCGGCCTCCGCCGCGGACGCGAGGCCGCCGAAGGATCCATCGCTGAAGAGAAGCTCCGCGCAGGCGACACCCTGCTGGTGATCGGCCGCTGGAAGCATATCCGGAACTTGAAGAAGCATCCGCACGACTTCGTGCTGCTCACCCTGCCAGCTGAAATCGACGAGGCCGCGCCCGCCGCAAGCAGGGCACCCTTCGCACTCGCCAGCCTCGCCATCATGGTCGTCCTGATGGTCACCGGCTGGGTGCCGAACGTGATCGCCGCCCTCCTCGCCTGCCTCCTGTTAGGAGCCACCCGCTGCCTCACGCTGGATGCCGCCTATCGGGCCATCCAATGGCCCAGCCTGATCCTCATCGTCGGCATGATGCCCTTCTCCGCCGCGCTCCAGAAGACCGGCGGCGTCGATCTCGCAGTGCACGGACTGCTGCAAGTTTTCGGAAATTCCGAGCCGCGCCTGTTGCTCGCAGCCCTGTTCGCGCTCACCTCGCTGATCGGCCTTTTCGTCTCCAATACCGCGACCGCAGTGCTCATGGCCCCCATCGCACTAAGCGCCGCCCGTGCCCTGGGCGCCTCCCCTCACCCCTTCGCCATGACCGTCGCCTTCGCCTCTTCCGCCGCCTTCATGACGCCGGTATCCTCACCCGTGAACACACTGGTCATGGCCCCCGGCAAGTATCGCTTCGGCGACTTCGTGAAAATCGGCGTCCCTTTCACAATCCTGGTGATGATCCTGACCGTGCTGTTGGTTCCTTGGCTCCTTCCGCTTTAG
- a CDS encoding glycoside hydrolase family 2 TIM barrel-domain containing protein — MRILIPLLLPALLATATAEPGPLSMRKNADGAWELVRDGKPYFIRGAGGQRSLDVLVESGGNSVRTWGVDALAEKVDGKQLVQRAKELDLTIAAGLWVGHERHGFNYSDTTQLEKQRKDIRAAVAKWKNEPAIGFWGLGNEMEGPEADGKDDRIWKELEVLAKIIKEEDPSRLVMTVIAGAARPKIEGVRDHCPSIDILGVNAYASAAGAGKAVKEAGWKKPFILTEFGPSGHWEVAKTSWGAPIEPSSRDKAAKYYSTQQLASEDSAGLFVGSYAFLWGQKQECTATWYGMFLQSGEKLPSVDAMSRAWTGKWPANRCPRVETFTSPAKGNTISPGESVAITLDVVDPDKDKVELTWTLASESTDRKSGGDAERAPEEKKLSMDSTGPNQWTFKAPDKPGAYRVFLIARDGRGAASAENIPFQVR; from the coding sequence ATGCGAATCCTCATTCCACTTCTTCTCCCTGCCCTGCTAGCCACCGCGACCGCCGAGCCCGGCCCGCTTTCCATGCGCAAGAACGCCGACGGAGCTTGGGAACTGGTGCGAGATGGCAAGCCCTACTTCATCCGCGGTGCCGGCGGCCAGCGCAGCCTCGACGTACTGGTGGAGTCCGGCGGCAACTCGGTCCGCACCTGGGGCGTCGACGCCCTTGCCGAAAAGGTCGATGGCAAGCAGCTCGTCCAGCGCGCGAAAGAGCTCGATCTCACCATCGCCGCCGGCCTCTGGGTCGGCCACGAGCGTCACGGCTTCAACTACAGCGACACCACGCAGCTGGAAAAGCAACGCAAGGACATCCGCGCCGCCGTGGCCAAGTGGAAGAACGAGCCCGCCATCGGCTTCTGGGGCCTCGGCAACGAGATGGAAGGCCCCGAAGCGGATGGGAAGGACGACCGCATCTGGAAGGAGCTCGAGGTGCTCGCTAAGATCATCAAGGAAGAAGACCCCAGCCGCCTCGTCATGACGGTCATCGCCGGCGCGGCGCGCCCGAAGATCGAGGGAGTCAGGGACCACTGCCCGAGCATCGATATCCTCGGCGTGAATGCCTACGCCTCCGCCGCCGGCGCGGGGAAGGCGGTCAAGGAAGCAGGATGGAAGAAGCCATTCATTCTAACCGAATTCGGCCCATCGGGCCATTGGGAGGTCGCGAAGACTTCATGGGGCGCCCCCATCGAGCCCAGCAGCCGCGACAAGGCCGCGAAGTACTACTCCACCCAGCAGCTGGCCTCTGAAGACTCCGCCGGACTCTTCGTCGGCTCCTACGCCTTCCTCTGGGGACAGAAGCAGGAATGCACTGCCACCTGGTACGGCATGTTCCTCCAGAGCGGCGAAAAGCTCCCCTCAGTGGACGCCATGTCCCGCGCTTGGACCGGCAAGTGGCCCGCCAACCGCTGCCCGCGCGTGGAGACCTTCACCTCGCCTGCGAAAGGAAACACCATCAGCCCGGGTGAAAGCGTGGCAATCACCCTTGATGTGGTCGATCCTGACAAGGACAAGGTCGAGCTCACGTGGACGCTGGCCAGCGAATCCACCGATCGCAAGAGCGGCGGTGACGCGGAGCGCGCACCCGAGGAAAAGAAGCTCTCGATGGACTCCACCGGCCCCAACCAATGGACCTTCAAGGCTCCCGACAAGCCCGGCGCTTATCGCGTCTTCCTGATCGCCCGCGATGGCCGCGGCGCGGCAAGCGCCGAGAACATCCCCTTCCAGGTCCGCTGA
- a CDS encoding glycosyltransferase, whose protein sequence is MIPAPTTKTVALVDPLWIGHHPMYFSQFTAAFLRLGTFVIGLCPEPGEAFSAARTASLGDIPDFDRRVATYKLPGGKKSWFNGRFEGDPVRTYQRWKRCADILFEAEQATGRKVDLVFFPYLDSYLRFLPFPAVPHLTIDRPWSGLYLRNHHHGESTSPKKSLRLLAKGDAIIRSPLCRGIGVLDERFINPMQRYTGQHVHAFPDVTDASLPERPYELAGEIRRKAAGRKIIGLLGMERRKGLLNLLRVAEKARELRLPWYFACAGRYERPEYSEEEHALVERTARGVATGEIDNLHFTLPGGRIPAEEDFNDVFRTFDVAWAAYEGFQGSSGTLGKAAAFNIPCLASEGECIGHRVEGYRTGLTIPEGDSGKALEALRRILDGHDWKGQPLQSDFARFRDDHGVPRLESLLGGILSRV, encoded by the coding sequence ATGATTCCCGCTCCAACGACGAAAACCGTCGCGTTGGTCGATCCGCTATGGATCGGCCATCATCCGATGTACTTTTCGCAGTTCACTGCGGCCTTCCTGCGGCTCGGAACCTTCGTCATCGGCCTCTGCCCGGAACCCGGTGAAGCCTTCTCGGCAGCCCGCACCGCTTCCCTCGGCGACATCCCGGATTTCGACCGCCGCGTCGCCACCTACAAACTGCCGGGCGGGAAAAAGAGCTGGTTCAACGGCCGCTTCGAGGGCGATCCCGTGCGCACCTATCAGCGCTGGAAACGCTGCGCCGACATTCTCTTCGAAGCCGAGCAAGCGACCGGCCGCAAGGTCGACCTCGTCTTCTTCCCTTACCTCGATAGTTACCTGCGCTTCCTGCCCTTCCCGGCAGTGCCACACCTGACCATCGACCGCCCGTGGAGCGGCCTCTACCTGCGCAATCACCACCACGGCGAAAGCACCTCGCCGAAGAAATCGCTCCGTCTGCTTGCTAAAGGTGACGCCATCATCCGCAGTCCCCTCTGCCGTGGCATCGGCGTGCTCGACGAGCGCTTCATCAATCCGATGCAGCGCTACACCGGCCAGCACGTCCATGCCTTCCCCGACGTCACCGATGCCTCCCTCCCCGAGCGGCCCTACGAACTCGCCGGGGAAATCCGCCGCAAGGCCGCCGGCAGGAAAATCATCGGCCTCCTTGGCATGGAGCGTCGCAAGGGCTTGCTGAATCTCCTGCGCGTCGCCGAAAAGGCCCGCGAACTACGACTCCCATGGTACTTCGCCTGTGCCGGACGCTACGAGCGCCCGGAGTATTCCGAAGAGGAACACGCCTTGGTCGAGCGAACCGCCCGCGGCGTCGCCACCGGCGAAATCGACAATCTCCACTTCACCCTGCCTGGCGGCCGCATCCCCGCCGAAGAGGATTTCAACGACGTCTTCCGCACCTTCGACGTGGCATGGGCTGCCTACGAAGGCTTCCAAGGCAGCAGCGGCACGCTCGGTAAAGCAGCAGCCTTCAACATCCCTTGCCTCGCGTCGGAAGGCGAATGCATCGGCCATCGCGTCGAGGGCTACCGCACTGGCCTGACGATTCCCGAAGGAGACAGCGGGAAAGCCTTGGAAGCGCTCCGCCGCATCCTCGATGGACACGATTGGAAGGGTCAGCCCTTGCAAAGCGACTTCGCCCGCTTCCGCGACGACCACGGCGTTCCTCGACTCGAGTCCTTGTTAGGCGGAATCCTCAGTCGGGTCTGA
- a CDS encoding putative transporter, producing MNWLFELHKTQPVAHAIGALAFVCVLGMALGSLKFRGIGLGTAGVLFAGIIVGHFGNPVDHATLDFVKEFGLVLFVFTIGLQLGPGFFAALREKGVKMNALAAAIVVIGAITAPLSGKLMGFDMAAVLGIYSGGTTNTPALGAGSQAISSMENVTADQRAMPALAYAVTYPMAIVGIILTLLIVKKIFAIDAPKEAAEFAARNRRQVDALERRTLAVTNPNLNGIRLADVPGRIEAEVTISRIRHQGETVVAHEDTILHRGDLLVVVGTPKSLDQFERVIGQRSSEDITVDESNITFRRVAVTDRGVLGKTVSQLGLDQRFDVAVTRVTRADLEMSAVPGLRLQFGDQVQIVGHPEDLDRAAKLLGNSLKELNETHFIPLFIGIVLGIALGTLPIAVPGLPQPVKLGLAGGPLIVALILGRVGRIRRQVWHMPVNTNLAFREFGIALFFAAVGLNAGAKFFATVFSETGVQWLAAGIMVTMLPLLLVGIFARVVLKMNFMDLSGLLSGSMTDPPALAFASNIAGSDAPTVGYATVYPLTTLMRILSAQVLAIVLFG from the coding sequence ATGAATTGGCTCTTCGAACTCCACAAGACACAGCCGGTTGCCCATGCCATCGGCGCGCTCGCATTCGTCTGCGTGCTCGGGATGGCGCTTGGCAGCCTCAAGTTCCGTGGCATCGGACTCGGCACCGCCGGCGTGCTGTTCGCCGGCATCATTGTCGGCCACTTTGGCAATCCCGTCGATCACGCGACGCTGGATTTCGTGAAGGAGTTCGGGCTGGTGCTCTTCGTCTTCACCATCGGTCTCCAGCTTGGCCCCGGCTTCTTCGCCGCGCTGCGGGAAAAGGGCGTGAAGATGAACGCACTTGCCGCAGCCATCGTCGTAATCGGAGCCATCACCGCGCCGCTCTCCGGAAAGCTCATGGGCTTCGACATGGCCGCCGTGCTCGGCATCTATTCAGGCGGCACCACCAATACCCCCGCACTCGGAGCCGGCAGCCAAGCCATCAGCTCGATGGAAAACGTCACCGCCGACCAACGCGCCATGCCCGCCTTGGCCTACGCCGTGACCTACCCGATGGCCATCGTCGGCATCATTCTCACACTGCTCATCGTGAAGAAGATCTTCGCCATCGATGCTCCGAAAGAAGCGGCCGAATTCGCGGCAAGAAATCGCCGGCAAGTAGATGCATTGGAACGCCGCACACTGGCGGTGACCAATCCCAATCTCAATGGCATACGCCTCGCCGACGTGCCGGGCCGCATCGAGGCAGAGGTCACCATTTCACGCATCCGCCACCAGGGAGAAACGGTCGTGGCGCACGAGGACACCATCCTTCATCGCGGCGATCTCCTCGTAGTCGTGGGCACGCCGAAATCACTGGATCAATTCGAGCGAGTGATCGGACAGCGCAGCAGTGAAGACATCACGGTGGATGAATCGAACATCACCTTCCGCCGCGTCGCGGTGACCGACCGCGGTGTGTTGGGAAAAACCGTGAGCCAACTCGGACTCGACCAACGCTTCGATGTCGCCGTCACCCGCGTCACCCGCGCCGATCTGGAAATGTCCGCCGTGCCCGGACTACGCCTCCAGTTCGGTGATCAGGTGCAGATCGTCGGCCATCCCGAGGACCTCGATCGTGCGGCAAAGCTGTTAGGAAATTCCCTCAAGGAACTCAACGAGACCCACTTCATTCCGCTCTTCATCGGCATCGTGCTCGGAATCGCACTCGGCACCCTGCCTATCGCCGTCCCGGGACTACCCCAACCCGTCAAACTCGGCCTCGCCGGTGGGCCGCTGATCGTCGCGCTCATTCTCGGCCGGGTCGGCCGTATCCGCCGCCAGGTGTGGCACATGCCAGTGAATACAAACCTCGCGTTCCGCGAATTCGGCATCGCCCTCTTCTTCGCCGCGGTGGGCCTGAATGCAGGTGCCAAGTTCTTCGCCACCGTCTTCAGCGAGACGGGAGTCCAGTGGCTGGCCGCTGGCATCATGGTCACCATGCTGCCCCTCCTCTTGGTCGGCATCTTTGCAAGAGTCGTCTTGAAGATGAACTTCATGGACCTCAGCGGCCTCCTCTCCGGCAGCATGACCGATCCACCCGCACTCGCCTTCGCGTCGAACATCGCCGGCTCCGACGCCCCCACCGTCGGCTACGCCACCGTCTATCCCCTCACCACGCTGATGCGGATCCTCTCAGCCCAGGTGCTCGCGATCGTCTTGTTTGGTTAG
- a CDS encoding glycosyltransferase: protein MRCLWITRQDPRPADSGELIYSLGLLKSLATRPGVEITVLAHHGKKSADGGPAVTWELHGTIPTGRLRSLASALPGDAFRLGNPIQRKELTRLLGSQWDWVIIDQAACAWALDQIGKNHRVAYLAHNHETSVRRQVAADGRGSLPMRMALKWDSVKYGRMESALCRRADLISAITPRDADAFRSENPGTPVCILPPGYTGDIPDGPPRPITTETPRTVVLAGAFEWLAKRRNLEAFLAAAASPFQHANIGFQVVGKADPEWFAALSREHPWATFTPNVPSVNPFLDQARIGLIPEALGGGFKLKALDYIFRGLPLASVEAALSGVPVDPATEAIAAPDPESLAKAVAQKIDDLAFLNHAASRALDACRHAFRWEDRGELLGRALENPDAFRA from the coding sequence ATGCGCTGCCTCTGGATCACCCGGCAAGACCCCCGCCCCGCGGATAGCGGCGAGCTGATCTATTCGCTCGGCCTGCTGAAGTCGCTGGCCACCCGGCCGGGCGTGGAGATCACGGTCCTGGCGCACCACGGCAAGAAGTCGGCCGATGGCGGCCCCGCAGTCACGTGGGAACTTCATGGCACCATCCCGACCGGTCGCCTTCGCAGCCTGGCATCCGCCCTACCCGGCGACGCCTTCCGCCTCGGCAATCCTATCCAGCGCAAGGAGCTGACTCGATTGTTAGGAAGCCAATGGGATTGGGTGATCATCGACCAGGCCGCCTGCGCATGGGCACTCGATCAAATCGGCAAGAACCATCGCGTCGCCTATCTCGCCCACAATCACGAGACCTCGGTGCGCCGCCAGGTCGCAGCGGATGGCCGTGGCTCCCTGCCCATGCGGATGGCTCTCAAGTGGGACTCCGTGAAATACGGCCGCATGGAAAGCGCCCTCTGCCGGCGCGCTGATCTCATCTCCGCGATCACCCCGCGCGATGCCGATGCCTTCCGCAGTGAAAACCCGGGCACTCCCGTCTGCATCCTTCCTCCCGGTTACACCGGCGACATCCCTGACGGTCCGCCCCGCCCCATCACGACGGAAACGCCGCGCACCGTGGTGCTCGCCGGAGCCTTCGAATGGCTGGCCAAGCGCCGCAACCTCGAAGCATTCCTCGCTGCCGCAGCTTCCCCGTTCCAGCATGCGAACATCGGCTTCCAAGTCGTGGGGAAGGCCGATCCCGAATGGTTTGCAGCGCTCAGCCGCGAACACCCGTGGGCAACCTTCACACCTAACGTCCCCTCGGTGAATCCATTCCTCGATCAAGCCCGCATCGGCCTGATCCCGGAAGCACTCGGTGGGGGCTTCAAGCTGAAGGCGCTCGACTACATCTTCCGTGGCCTGCCCCTCGCTTCGGTCGAGGCCGCCCTCAGCGGCGTCCCCGTCGATCCCGCCACCGAGGCCATCGCCGCACCCGATCCCGAATCTCTGGCCAAAGCCGTTGCTCAAAAGATCGACGACCTCGCCTTCCTCAATCACGCCGCCAGCCGTGCCCTCGATGCCTGCCGCCATGCCTTCCGTTGGGAGGACCGCGGCGAGCTGTTAGGCCGCGCGCTGGAAAACCCCGACGCCTTTCGAGCATGA